In Zygosaccharomyces rouxii strain CBS732 chromosome F complete sequence, a single window of DNA contains:
- the TRM3 gene encoding tRNA (guanosine(18)-2'-O)-methyltransferase (similar to uniprot|Q7LGS3 Saccharomyces cerevisiae YDL112W TRM3 2'-O-ribose methyltransferase catalyzes the ribose methylation of the guanosine nucleotide at position 18 of tRNAs) gives MTVSDNGSAIISQYLGYDEQIKIVSRLVEEDQLSQVLGVLNIISIDFSGRSDLIDTLFENVRSKLLQQMESLDSKSFTGYGDSAYNELISDKELRVVAQLICKIEPLWYRFESWIVQELESYVARDHKKLFENVLYEQLVDTQGRENGSECDLNEVDTIFLLKFLETVYSFGVEISKAEKLDDIILLLLGCNVEILAFTASGILRWRIDHIARRALKDSHFDQVVWTLIKQYVDDGMNRDWKLRSALIFTLRFLLVSEPSSQLVTLLKTGEYWQNLQFALSHKVQEYRKLGICVLRLTIEKLASLPISFETDIFTWDPAHKDEYLKIWDNFTTLYEIVALETALNQIQAATSQILNLFANHILHPTWGLILLSTGLKATMDSVRKYMVSMLFMIDDKSVFTSNVKALKKTFLPAALEAHYFTVKGSSCPYGERFSNWITSIISQSKENASVAISVSLEYLVEQPTLFDPSRVYLTFGIINSLKGKNSRLISPYHLELIKKLFEVESEEGIVETTLQTMNLKFLLHTDYSTSPEAWIQTISSHVKNNKNGYKFFAPLIEDFIDFAIAYFKTEDIDESFASWVQVDETFGLLSVLILGYENISITRPLIFELSKSGICKDEFNSKASEALSGLLAGDENVESYEGADVLVDYAGFNSYTWKSIKLDKLYGSLLKEFSESKFKFLVTVYEKTFDNDAELLELTWSNLKQLYNIVKDFLGGSRDFKFKDEIYGTYMKFLFIHLKAFPVNWEGYDKKGDEVTELLSLLSSNVTNENGNYKGNLYISKLCTYVLDSYVTVGKGVADNNNWNLLSAVINVFLAIWEEVFSERLILNQKNLHDALIEGLFHPTVLYYATENSEKGAGLAAIISNCGQGIIDQAYTRRGYLPLLAQNINEFIRSNAEKLDDNKADYWWLINLILGILSSTQMNVNIFFLRPVIAELYDKKINLYQAGGKSLYEQVYGPEEISAKVLIIDTFLYCGAHFKEQALVKAARSTNLLFPKKQTDGIEEIKRVQTWQLLLLGIKVYDKSLLFNFVKDSVLPSLSDDISPLVRAYKEWFTAYVIADHYEEGKTNVVEDLVFSSMDDQTKPAVTVSHERIAFLVLVGLTSANSDCPQRLLNRFMGSVISNATSNKPLVRHFSNSLMLSFWPSFSQFITNETLKQIIHQLYLGAEQLRIPGKYRVGDANTWNIYEDLNLTGVFGGVLRRTSSAEVPYFSEGLFNKYLSYKGWTIGTDDTSSFLIRRIDQEHSNGEFAPDSSSQLQMKSGAWKTLMDIDNSKPEKTVNRSDLIVVASLVDKAPNLGGICRLCDVLGVGLLTVPNIKVKNNPQFKNVAVTADRWMPIEEVTPQDITSFMKQKKQEGYTLIGLEQTDKSVKLDDHYKFPAKSLVVLGTEAHGIPGHLLSELDLCLEIRQFGVIRSMNIQTATAVIVHSYTVQHM, from the coding sequence ATGACGGTCAGCGATAACGGTAGTGCAATAATTAGTCAGTATTTGGGCTATGACGAACAAATAAAGATAGTGTCCCGACTAGTGGAAGAGGATCAATTATCACAGGTGCTTGGCGTTTTAAATATCATTTCGATAGACTTTTCAGGCCGCAGTGATCTAATAGATAccctttttgaaaatgttaGGTCCAAGCTACTTCAGCAGATGGAATCTTTAGATTCTAAATCCTTTACCGGCTACGGTGACAGTGCCTACAATGAATTAATCTCTGACAAAGAATTGAGAGTTGTGGCTCAACTCATTTGCAAAATTGAACCATTGTGGTATCGTTTCGAATCTTGGATTGTTCAAGAATTAGAGTCTTACGTAGCTAGGGATCATAagaaattatttgaaaatgtaCTATACGAACAGCTTGTAGACACGCAAGGTCGGGAGAACGGAAGTGAATGTGATCTGAATGAAGTGGACACCATCTTtctattgaaatttcttgaaacGGTGTATTCCTTTggtgttgaaatttcaaaggcagaaaaattggatgatATTATACTGTTACTATTAGGTTGTAATGTGGAAATTTTGGCATTCACTGCTTCGGGTATTCTGAGATGGAGAATTGATCATATTGCTCGCAGAGCTTTGAAAGACAGTCATTTTGATCAAGTGGTTTGGACTTTAATTAAACAGTATGTCGACGATGGAATGAATCGTGATTGGAAATTACGTAGCGCGCTAATTTTCACTTTAAGGTTCCTATTAGTATCTGAGCCTTCTTCTCAACTAGTGACGTTGTTGAAAACTGGTGAATATTGGCAGAATCTGCAGTTTGCGTTGTCCCACAAAGTACAAGAATACAGAAAGCTTGGTATTTGCGTGCTTAGATTGAcgattgaaaaattggcatcTTTGCCTATCTCCTTTGAAACAGATATATTCACTTGGGATCCTGCTCACAAGGACGAATATCTTAAAATTTGGGATAATTTTACTACTCTGTACGAGATCGTTGCGCTTGAAACCGCGCTAAATCAGATCCAAGCCGCCACCAGTCAAATCCTTAATTTGTTCGCTAACCATATTTTGCATCCCACTTGGGGGTTGATCCTTCTTTCCACAGGTTTAAAGGCAACCATGGATAGCGTTAGAAAATATATGGTTTCCATGCTATTTATGATCGACGATAAATCTGTTTTCACCAGCAACGTTAAGGCCTTaaagaaaacttttttACCAGCGGCTCTAGAGGCCCACTATTTTACCGTCAAAGGATCTTCGTGCCCATATGGTGAACGGTTCTCGAATTGGATCACATCCATAATTTCGCAGAGTAAGGAAAATGCTTCGGTTGCCATCTCGGTATCTTTGGAATATTTAGTTGAGCAACCTACATTGTTTGATCCTTCGAGAGTCTATTTGACCTTTGGTATTATAAACTCTTTGAAggggaaaaattcaaggCTAATATCGCCATACCAtttagaattgattaaaaaaCTGTTCGAAGTGGAAAGTGAGGAGGGTATCGTAGAAACAACTTTGCAAACtatgaatttgaaatttttgcTTCACACAGATTATTCTACCTCTCCAGAGGCATGGATCCAAACGATATCTTCTCATGTTAAGAACAACAAAAATGGATACAAATTTTTTGCCCCATTGATAGAAGATTTCATAGATTTTGCAATCGCATATTTCAAGACGGAGGACATTGATGAAAGCTTTGCTAGTTGGGTTCAAGTTGACGAAACCTTTGGATTGTTATCGGTACTAATTCTTGGATACGAAAACATATCGATAACTCGCCCTCTAATTTTTGAGCTTTCAAAAAGTGGCATTTGCAAAGATGAATTCAATTCCAAAGCATCTGAGGCTCTCTCTGGTCTTTTAGCGGGTGATGAGAATGTCGAATCTTATGAGGGCGCTGATGTCCTTGTTGATTATGCTGGCTTCAACAGCTATACATGGAAATCTATTAAATTAGATAAACTATATGGATCGCTTTTGAAGGAGTTTTCAGAGAGCAAATTTAAGTTCTTGGTCACCGTTTATGAGAAGACTTTTGATAATGATGCAGAATTGTTGGAACTTACATGGTCAAATTTAAAACAACTTTACAATATTGTAAAGGACTTTTTGGGCGGTAGTCgtgatttcaaatttaaagatgaaatttatGGAACTTATATGAAGTTTCTGTTCATTCATCTCAAAGCATTTCCTGTCAATTGGGAAGGTTATGATAAGAAGGGAGATGAGGTTACAGAATTGCTTTCTCTTTTGAGTTCTAATGTGACAAATGAAAACGGTAATTACAAGGGTAATCTCTACATCTCTAAATTGTGCACTTATGTTCTCGATTCTTACGTTACCGTTGGGAAAGGTGTTgctgataacaataattGGAATCTTCTATCTGCTGTAATTAATGTTTTTCTAGCTATTTGGGAAGAAGTCTTTAGTGAAAGATTAATATTGAACCAAAAGAATCTCCATGATGCGTTGATAGAGGGGCTCTTCCATCCAACTGTATTATACTATGCTACGGAGAACAGTGAAAAGGGTGCTGGGTTGGCAGCaatcatttcaaattgtGGCCAAGGAATTATTGATCAGGCATACACTAGACGTGGCTACTTACCTTTGTTGGCACAAAatatcaatgaatttatAAGGTCCAATGCTGAGAAATTAGATGACAACAAGGCCGACTATTGGTGgttgatcaatttgatattgGGGATTCTCTCTTCCACTCAGATGAACGTaaacattttctttttgagaCCCGTGATAGCAGAATTGTAtgataaaaagattaaCTTGTATCAAGCTGGGGGTAAGAGCTTGTATGAGCAAGTCTACGGTCCTGAAGAAATCTCAGCTAAGGTTTTAATTATCGATACCTTTTTATACTGTGGGGCACATTTCAAAGAACAAGCATTGGTCAAGGCGGCCAGATCGACAAATTTGTTATTCCCCAAGAAACAGACAGATGGGattgaagagattaaaaGGGTTCAAACTTGGCAACTTCTACTCTTAGGTATCAAGGTCTATGATAAAAGtcttctcttcaattttgtGAAAGATTCTGTGTTGCCCAGTCTTTCCGATGACATTTCGCCTCTTGTGAGAGCTTATAAAGAATGGTTTACCGCTTATGTGATAGCAGATCACTACGAAGAAGGTAAGACCAATGTAGTGGAAGATTTGGTTTTCTCCTCCATGGATGATCAAACGAAACCAGCTGTTACTGTGAGTCACGAAAGGATTGCATTCTTGGTGCTAGTGGGTTTGACTAGCGCTAACAGTGATTGCCCTCAAAGATTGTTGAATCGTTTTATGGGTTCGGTTATTTCCAATGCTACTTCGAACAAACCTTTGGTTAGACatttctccaattctttgatgcTTTCATTCTGGCCTtcattttctcaatttatTACTAATGAAACGCTTAAACAGATTATACATCAACTCTATTTGGGTGCTGAACAGCTTAGAATTCCAGGTAAATACAGAGTTGGTGATGCCAATACCTGGAACATTTATGAGGACTTAAATTTGACTGGGGTCTTTGGTGGAGTCTTGAGGAGGACTTCGAGTGCAGAAGTGCCATATTTCTCTGAAGGTTTATTCAATAAGTATTTGTCTTACAAAGGTTGGACTATTGGTACAGATGAtacttcatcatttttaatcagaagaattgacCAGGAACACTCTAATGGGGAATTCGCACCTGATTCGTCTTCACAACTTCAAATGAAGAGTGGTGCATGGAAAACCTTAATGGATATCGATAACTCCAAACCCGAAAAGACTGTGAACAGGTCCGACCTGATAGTTGTTGCCTCCTTAGTGGATAAGGCCCCTAATTTGGGTGGTATCTGCAGATTATGTGACGTTCTTGGTGTCGGACTTCTGACAGTCCCCAACATTAAAGTAAAGAACAACCCTCAATTTAAAAATGTTGCAGTTACCGCTGACAGATGGATGCCTATAGAAGAAGTGACACCACAAGACATTACGTCGTTCATGAAACAGAAGAAGCAAGAAGGTTATACGCTAATTGGATTGGAACAAACCGATAAATCTGTTAAATTAGATGATCATTACAAGTTTCCTGCAAAATCTCTAGTCGTTCTAGGTACGGAAGCACATGGGATTCCAGGACATCTTCTCAGCGAATTGGACCTATGCCTTGAGATTAGACAATTTGGTGTAATTAGATCGATGAATATTCAAACCGCTACAGCTGTTATCGTTCATTCCTACACCGTGCAACATATGTAA
- the ATG20 gene encoding Atg20p (similar to uniprot|Q07528 Saccharomyces cerevisiae YDL113C ATG20 Protein required for transport of aminopeptidase I (Lap4p) through the cytoplasm-to-vacuole targeting pathway binds phosphatidylinositol-3-phosphate involved in localization of membranes to the preautophagosome potential Cdc28p substrate): MDKFDEVATNSHHGEENVESNVTKQEESEDTDSPAEVVNSQGKRDEEDRSNEDNEDDGEDNYASEMVHTAITEKDNPFIEQNTTEEDKQMEQSSSQNHVSTKKPGKQQLVNPNEVYQDDMDDILPLDDRRHSSAAQNSSCDDSISSMKHSPPNGSREVDGDNTQMRNKVQILETNKLSEGQGRTYVAYTIKYGEAIVKRRYSDFESLRNILIRLFPMTLIPPIPEKQTIKTYGKAIAGSKSTYLLPSESAGSVDLSLSVINGPVNNSDERLIRHRIRMLTGFLNKLLQIDEITKTSIIADFLDSNNTNWCDFITSSATFSSLPKSVLQCNPLDPTNTTKVHSSLPIPYSSPQLLNKDGSTDSRDGFTTIEHDYKRYEFILNNGLYKYNRRITKNMHDLKYSTKELSDAFGEFASNQSRGADLAEQLSHTSDAFEETSAELETIVGRLYYNINEPLSECVHMAGSARDLIKYRKLKSIQLDMVKKSLVTKKSHLEKLQEQEKELKKVDDEISQEMVKGQRINLEHPQPRSYSGRLFNKFSKLANIVKESVNYQDPDVHTTIATLKADIAQLEESLKVCEGDLEVITSVIRDQQLKQFSEERERELAEILKNYSKYYREFAEKQLKLWQDVKTNQA; encoded by the coding sequence ATGGACAAGTTTGATGAAGTCGCAACGAACAGTCATCATGGAGAGGAAAATGTGGAGTCAAATGTTACGAAACAAGAGGAATCAGAAGATACCGATTCCCCTGCTGAGGTTGTAAATTCCCAAGGGAAAAgagatgaggaagatagGAGTAACGAAGACAATGAAGACGATGGCGAGGATAATTATGCATCAGAGATGGTTCATACAGCGATAACAGAAAAAGACAATCCATTTATTGAGCAAAATACAACTGAAGAAGACAAACAAATGGAACAGTCTTCGAGTCAAAATCATGTTTCCACCAAAAAACCTGGCAAGCAGCAATTGGTTAATCCGAACGAAGTGTATCAGGACGATATGGACGATATATTACCACTTGATGATCGTAGGCATTCATCCGCAGCTCAGAACAGTAGTTGCGACGATAGCATAAGTTCCATGAAGCATTCACCACCAAACGGGTCTCGAGAGGTCGATGGAGATAACACACAGATGCGTAATAAAGTCCAAATTTTAGAAACGAACAAGTTATCAGAAGGACAAGGTCGCACGTATGTGGCTTACACGATCAAATACGGAGAAGCTATTGTTAAAAGACGGTACAGCGATTTTGAAAGCCTGAGAAACATTTTAATTAGATTGTTCCCTATGACGCTTATTCCACCCATACCCGAAAAACAAACGATTAAGACGTACGGTAAAGCTATCGCAGGCTCTAAATCGACCTATTTGCTGCCATCTGAAAGCGCTGGATCTGTCGATCTTTCACTTTCTGTAATCAATGGACCTGTCAATAACAGTGATGAGAGGCTCATACGGCACAGGATACGTATGTTGACAGGATTTTTAAACAAACTTTTACagattgatgaaattaccAAGACTTCAATCATTGCagattttttggattcGAACAATACCAATTGGTGTGATTTTATCACCAGCTCTGCAACTTTCTCATCTTTACCGAAAAGCGTCTTACAATGCAATCCATTAGATCCGACAAATACTACGAAGGTTCATTCTTCGTTACCAATTCCCTATTCTTCGCCGCAGCTACTGAATAAAGATGGCTCAACAGATAGCAGAGACGGATTTACCACGATAGAACATGATTACAAAAGATACGAATTCATTTTAAACAACGGGTTGTACAAATACAATAGAAGGATCACCAAGAACATGCACGATCTGAAATATTCTACAAAAGAGTTAAGCGATGCATTTGGAGAATTTGCCAGTAACCAAAGCCGCGGTGCGGATTTGGCCGAGCAACTCTCCCATACAAGCGATgcctttgaagaaacttcCGCAGAATTAGAAACCATAGTTGGAAGACTTTATTATAACATAAACGAGCCACTTAGCGAATGCGTTCACATGGCAGGCTCTGCAAGAGATCTAATCAAATACCGTAAGCTGAAGAGTATCCAATTAGACATGGTCAAGAAATCCTTGGTTACGAAGAAAAgtcatttggaaaaattacaagaacaGGAGAAGGAATTAAAGAAGGTAGATGATGAGATCTCACAGGAGATGGTTAAAGGCCAAAGAATTAATTTGGAGCATCCTCAACCGAGATCTTACAGCGGCAGGCTTTTTAACAAGTTCAGTAAGTTGGCCAACATTGTTAAAGAATCTGTAAACTATCAAGATCCCGATGTTCACACAACGATCGCCACATTAAAGGCAGATATCGCTCAATTAGAGGAGTCCTTGAAGGTTTGCGAAGGTGATTTGGAAGTCATTACAAGTGTGATAAGAGACCAACAATTAAAGCAATTCTCCgaggaaagagaaagagagCTGGCAGAAATCCTTAAAAATTATTCGAAATACTACAGAGAGTTTGCTGAAAAA